Proteins from a single region of Melanotaenia boesemani isolate fMelBoe1 chromosome 3, fMelBoe1.pri, whole genome shotgun sequence:
- the erbb3a gene encoding receptor tyrosine-protein kinase erbB-3a isoform X3, with the protein MVDFFLTGKSNAKKHNKGHQSGDFKKWRMKVLPWRVQQVLCVLLLLCVFQLCSTKTQGVTKTVCAPQCNGRCFGKNQSECCHSECVGGCTGSLDTDCFACKNFNNSGSCVPQCPQTMLTLKMEPNPNTKYHYGTVCVAHCPENFVVDDSSCVSNCPSDKMAVDKIGVKRCEPCVGLCPEVVICSGTQNGLSTTGNSEIQYNLMKKMYTGCNIVMGNLEITMMDHSRDFSFLQSIKEVTGYILFALNEFSRLPLDNLRVIRGTTLYENKYALAVMINYQKGGQYGVQELGLTHLTEILDGGVNIIQNKYLSYAPQVNWLDIVKDETAELKIEDNGPEKPCDKACGDVPCWGPGNDTCQILTKTVCAPQCNGRCFGKNPSECCHSECAGGCTGSLDTDCFACKNFNNSGSCVPQCPQTMIYNKQTFKMEPNPNAKYQYGSICVAQCPANFVVDDSSCVSNCPSDKMEVEKNGVKRCEPCVGLCPKVCHGTGSQSRQTVDAHNIDSFINCTKIQGNLHFLVIGIKGDEYTGIPALDPEKLKIFNTVQEITDILSIQSWPESMSDLSVFSNLQTIQGRTLYKGVSSRRGYSLLVVRIKSLTSLGLKSLQRINDGGVYITGNKNLCYYQTVNWTRILNSNSRQQRRQKHIDIKDNRLPTVCSNEGHVCDPLCSSDGCWGPGPDQCVSCKKYSRGGTCVPDCLFLTGEKREFATPSGECMPCHHECKVQEGKETCRGPGADQCVACASLQDGPHCVPSCPEGVMGGEGVIFKYPNKQGRCEPCHINCTQGCTGPGIRDCVELSSRYISGQATTGIVLGAIAFVFVSFSVFILTVLYRRGLAIRRKRAMRRYMESGENFEPLEEKEKVQARILKPTDLRKIKLLGNGVFGSVHKGIWIPEGDTVKLPVAIKTIHDRIGRQTFYKLTDHMIAMGRMNHINVVRTLGICPGESLQLVTQLTNQGSLLEHVRNNKNKLSPQRLLNWCVQIAKGMNYLEENRIVHRNLAARNVLLNNNFTAQISDYGIADLLYPDEKKYFYNEVKTPIKWMALESILFRRYTHQSDVWSYGVTIWEMMSYGTEPYALMRPQAVPDLLEKGERLSQPQICTIDVYMVMVKCWMIDENVRPTFKELASEFTKMARDPPRYLVIKEDCSQQDSPPDEVTQRSADLDDLDDPEIDLEDLGAEGVVDGIAPTSHYLSKSVSRLSRMDTHRVTLNPSTGTGYLPMTSGVDNTVQAMWQSRSRLNSARTMSESSEGCGTAVEQEMSEDFSLAGSLKRRRHREDSAYVSQRDSMSGGPPETPSSEMEEEDLNGYVLPGSTPERDPLLFSSRAIPGRIGKSHSGLLDDPDDEEYEYMNKQMCVTSVSQRHNGQGSKSNKKRTSSVSSQATACSSESTLSMEVRGGHTRSKDYSDSEQQGSSKVEYEYMDIRGSEKKEIPPTHDPPPPPVSMRMRGKVEEEEEDEYVEDSNYHYTNKQPKLRQALQDKRELKIQGRDDGEVYEYEDMDYFAAPPPIDTVVYQNMQREEEGAVGGTQTPPSGFNPHMKVQAGVGMGEPAAGDRSFDNPGYWHSRMFLKTNAVST; encoded by the exons atGGTAGATTTTTTCTTAACAGGCAAAAGCAACgcaaagaaacacaataagG GTCACCAGTCTGGAGATTTCAAGAAGTGGAGGATGAAGGTTCTGCCGTGGAGGGTGCAACAGGTGCTTTGCGTTCTgctgcttttgtgtgttttccaaCTCTGCAGCACTAAGACACAAGGAG TGACGAAGACAGTGTGCGCTCCTCAGTGTAATGGCCGATGCTTTGGTAAAAACCAGAGTGAATGTTGCCACAGTGAGTGTGTTGGAGGCTGCACGGGCTCCCTTGATACAGACTGCTTC GCTTGCAAGAACTTCAACAACTCGGGATCATGCGTGCCTCAGTGTCCCCAGACTATGTTGACATTAAAAATGGAGCCCAACCCTAATACAAAGTACCACTATGGCACTGTTTGTGTGGCCCATTGCCCTG AAAACTTTGTTGTGGATGACAGCTCATGTGTGAGCAACTGCCCATCGGATAAAATGGCAGTGGACAAAATTGGAGTGAAGCGATGTGAGCCCTGTGTAGGCCTCTGCCCAGAAG TGGTCATTTGTTCTGGCACCCAGAATGGCTTGAGCACAACGGGAAATTCTGAGATCCAGTACAATCTGATGAAGAAGATGTACACCGGCTGTAACATCGTGATGGGCAACCTTGAGATTACGATGATGGATCACAGCAGAGACTTCAGCTTCCTGCAG TCTATTAAGGAGGTGACCGGCTACATCCTGTTTGCCCTCAATGAGTTCTCTCGCCTACCTTTGGACAACCTGCGTGTCATCAGAGGCACCACTCTGTATGAGAACAAGTATGCTTTGGCTGTGATGATCAACTATCAAAAAGGCGGGCAGTATGGTGTTCAAGAGCTGGGCCTGACGCACCTTACAG AGATTCTGGACGGAGGAGTCAATATCATCCAGAATAAGTACCTGAGCTACGCCCCGCAGGTGAACTGGTTGGACATAGTGAAGGATGAAACAGCTGAATTAAAGATTGAAGACAATGGTCCTGAAA AGCCTTGTGACAAAGCATGTGGAGACGTGCCATGTTGGGGACCAGGAAATGACACATGCCAGATCT TGACGAAGACAGTGTGCGCTCCTCAGTGTAATGGCCGATGCTTTGGTAAAAACCCGAGTGAATGTTGCCACAGCGAGTGTGCTGGAGGCTGCACAGGCTCCCTTGATACAGACTGCTTC GCTTGCAAGAACTTCAACAACTCGGGATCGTGTGTGCCTCAGTGTCCTCAGACTATGATctacaacaaacaaacatttaaaatggagCCCAACCCCAATGCAAAGTACCAGTATGGCTCTATTTGTGTGGCCCAGTGTCCTG CAAACTTTGTTGTGGACGACAGCTCGTGTGTGAGCAACTGCCCATCAGATAAAATGGAAGTGGAGAAAAATGGAGTGAAGCGATGTGAGCCCTGTGTAGGCCTCTGTCCAAAAG TTTGTCATGGCACTGGAAGTCAATCCAGGCAAACCGTTGATGCTCATAACATTGACAGTTTTATAAACTGCACTAAGATCCAGGGCAATCTGCACTTCCTGGTAATAGGAATAAAAGG TGATGAGTACACCGGCATACCAGCTCTTGATCCAGAAAAACTCAAAATTTTCAACACTGTCCAGGAGATCACAG ATATCCTCAGTATCCAGTCATGGCCTGAAAGCATGTCTGACCTGTCAGTCTTCTCCAACCTCCAAACAATTCAAGGCAGAACTCTTTACAA AGGAGTTAGCTCTAGAAG GGGCTACTCTCTCCTGGTGGTGAGGATCAAATCCTTGACCTCCCTTGGCTTAAAGTCGCTTCAGAGAATCAATGATGGTGGTGTCTACATCACAGGGAACAAAAATCTCTGCTACTACCAGACTGTGAACTGGACGCGTATCCTAAACAGCAACTCCCGTCAGCAGAGGCGCCAGAAGCACATCGACATTAAAGATAACAGACTGCCAACTGTCTGTT CTAACGAAGGCCATGTATGTGACCCTCTGTGCTCGTCTGATGGCTGCTGGGGTCCTGGGCCAGATCAGTGCGTTTCTTGCAAGAAGTACAGCCGGGGAGGGACGTGTGTGCCAGACTGCTTGTTCTTAACTGG GGAGAAGAGGGAGTTTGCTACTCCGTCGGGGGAGTGTATGCCCTGTCACCATGAGTGTAAGGTCCAAGAGGGGAAGGAGACCTGCAGGGGCCCG ggAGCAGATCAGTGTGTAGCATGTGCTAGCCTGCAGGATGGCCCACATTGTGTCCCCTCATGTCCTGAGGGTGTGATGGGTGGGGAAGGAGTCATCTTTAAATACCCCAACAAGCAGGGTCGTTGTGAACCATGCCACATCAACTGCACCCAAGG GTGTACTGGACCAGGAATTCGGGACTGTGTGGAACTGTCTTCCCGATACATTTCTGG ACAAGCGACCACAGGCATCGTATTGGGAGCGATTGcctttgtctttgtttcattttctgttttcatcttgACTGTTCTGTACCGACGAGGTCTCGCAATCCGGCGCAAGCGAGCTATGAGGAGATACATGGAGAGTGGAGAA AATTTTGAGCCTttggaagagaaagagaaagtccAAGCCCGAATCTTGAAACCCACAGATCTGCGTAAGATCAAGCTGCTTGGTAATGGAGTCTTTGGATCTGTTCACAAG GGCATTTGGATTCCTGAAGGAGACACAGTAAAGCTGCCTGTTGCCATAAAAACAATCCATGATCGCATTGGGCGTCAGACATTTTATAAGCTGACAGAT CACATGATTGCAATGGGACGCATGAACCACATTAACGTCGTCAGGACACTTGGCATCTGTCCTGGTGAGAGCCTGCAGCTTGTCACCCAGCTCACCAATCAAGGCTCCCTGCTAGAGCACGTCAGGAACAACAAGAACAAGCTCAGTCCACAGAGGCTGCTCAACTGGTGTGTTCAAATCGCAAAG GGTATGAATTACCTGGAGGAGAACAGGATAGTCCACAGAAACTTGGCTGCCAGAAATGTACTTCTGAACAATAATTTCACAGCCCAGATTTCAGACTATGGCATTGCAGACCTGCTCTAtcctgatgaaaaaaaatacttttacaatGAGGTCAAG aCACCAATTAAGTGGATGGCCTTGGAAAGCATCTTGTTTCGCAGATACACTCATCAGAGTGATGTCTGGAGTTATG GTGTGACAATATGGGAGATGATGTCTTATGGGACAGAACCATATGCATTAATGCGTCCACAGGCAGTTCCTGATCTGCTGGAGAAGGGCGAGCGTCTTTCCCAGCCTCAAATATGCACCATTGATGTGTACATGGTCATGGTTAAGT GTTGGATGATTGATGAGAATGTCCGTCCAACATTTAAGGAGCTGGCCAGTGAATTTACTAAAATGGCCAGAGACCCTCCCCGCTATCTGGTTATCAAA GAGGATTGCAGCCAACAGGATTCACCTCCAGATGAAGTTACCCAACGGAGTGCCGACCTGGATGACCTGGATGATCCAGAAATTGATCTAGAGGACTTGGGGGCAGAGGGAGTGGTGGATGGCATCGCTCCAACATCCCACTACCTGTCCAAGAGTGTCAGTCGTCTCTCCAGGATGGACACTCATAGA GTGACTCTTAATCCATCAACTGGGACTGGATACTTGCCTATGACTTCAGGTGTTGACAATACAGTACAG GCTATGTGGCAGTCTCGCTCTCGACTAAACTCTGCACGCACTATGTCTGAGAGCTCTGAGGGCTGTGGGACAGCAGTGGAGCAGGAGATGAGCGAGGACTTCTCACTGGCAGGAAGCTTGAAAAGAAGACGCCACAGAGAGGACAGTGCTTATGTGTCACAGAGAGACAGCATGTCCGGTGGACCACCAGAGACTCCCTCCtcagagatggaggaagaagaccTGAATGGATACGTACTTCCTGGAAGCACCCCAGAAAGAG atcCTCTCCTGTTCTCATCCCGAGCCATTCCTGGCAGAATAGGCAAGTCTCATTCAGGCCTCTTGGATGACCCAGATGATGAAGAATATGAGTACATGAACAAGCAGATGTGTGTGACGTCTGTTTCACAGAGGCACAATGGCCAGGGATCAAAATCGAACAAGAAACGAACCTCCTCTGTGTCATCACAAGCAACGGCATGTTCCTCTGAAAGCACACTGTCCATGGAAGTCAGAGGAGGGCACACAAGGAGCAAAGACTACTCTGATTCAGAGCAGCAGGGATCCAGCAAAGTTGAATATGAATACATGGACATCAGAGGTAGCGAAAAAAAGGAAATCCCTCCCACACATGATCCTCCTCCACCCCCAGTTTCAATGAGGATGAGaggaaaggtggaggaggaagaggaggatgaataTGTGGAGGACAGTAACTATCattacacaaacaaacagccGAAGCTGCGGCAAGCTCTTCAAGACAAAAGGGAGCTGAAGATTCAAGGGAGAGATGATGGTGAGGTATATGAATATGAGGACATGGACTACTTTGCTGCCCCACCACCTATAGATACAGTAGTGTACCAGAACATgcaaagagaggaagagggagcAGTAGGTGGCACACAGACTCCTCCGTCTGGGTTCAACCCCCACATGAAAGTGCAAGCAGGAGTTGGGATGGGAGAACCTGCTGCTGGTGACAGATCTTTTGACAATCCAGGCTACTGGCACAGCAGGATGTTCCTAAAGACCAATGCAGTATCCACatga
- the erbb3a gene encoding receptor tyrosine-protein kinase erbB-3a isoform X4 translates to MVDFFLTGKSNAKKHNKGHQSGDFKKWRMKVLPWRVQQVLCVLLLLCVFQLCSTKTQGVVICSGTQNGLSTTGNSEIQYNLMKKMYTGCNIVMGNLEITMMDHSRDFSFLQSIKEVTGYILFALNEFSRLPLDNLRVIRGTTLYENKYALAVMINYQKGGQYGVQELGLTHLTEILDGGVNIIQNKYLSYAPQVNWLDIVKDETAELKIEDNGPEKPCDKACGDVPCWGPGNDTCQILTKTVCAPQCNGRCFGKNPSECCHSECAGGCTGSLDTDCFACKNFNNSGSCVPQCPQTMIYNKQTFKMEPNPNAKYQYGSICVAQCPANFVVDDSSCVSNCPSDKMEVEKNGVKRCEPCVGLCPKVCHGTGSQSRQTVDAHNIDSFINCTKIQGNLHFLVIGIKGDEYTGIPALDPEKLKIFNTVQEITDILSIQSWPESMSDLSVFSNLQTIQGRTLYKGVSSRRGYSLLVVRIKSLTSLGLKSLQRINDGGVYITGNKNLCYYQTVNWTRILNSNSRQQRRQKHIDIKDNRLPTVCSNEGHVCDPLCSSDGCWGPGPDQCVSCKKYSRGGTCVPDCLFLTGEKREFATPSGECMPCHHECKVQEGKETCRGPGADQCVACASLQDGPHCVPSCPEGVMGGEGVIFKYPNKQGRCEPCHINCTQGCTGPGIRDCVELSSRYISGQATTGIVLGAIAFVFVSFSVFILTVLYRRGLAIRRKRAMRRYMESGENFEPLEEKEKVQARILKPTDLRKIKLLGNGVFGSVHKGIWIPEGDTVKLPVAIKTIHDRIGRQTFYKLTDHMIAMGRMNHINVVRTLGICPGESLQLVTQLTNQGSLLEHVRNNKNKLSPQRLLNWCVQIAKGMNYLEENRIVHRNLAARNVLLNNNFTAQISDYGIADLLYPDEKKYFYNEVKTPIKWMALESILFRRYTHQSDVWSYGVTIWEMMSYGTEPYALMRPQAVPDLLEKGERLSQPQICTIDVYMVMVKCWMIDENVRPTFKELASEFTKMARDPPRYLVIKEDCSQQDSPPDEVTQRSADLDDLDDPEIDLEDLGAEGVVDGIAPTSHYLSKSVSRLSRMDTHRVTLNPSTGTGYLPMTSGVDNTVQAMWQSRSRLNSARTMSESSEGCGTAVEQEMSEDFSLAGSLKRRRHREDSAYVSQRDSMSGGPPETPSSEMEEEDLNGYVLPGSTPERDPLLFSSRAIPGRIGKSHSGLLDDPDDEEYEYMNKQMCVTSVSQRHNGQGSKSNKKRTSSVSSQATACSSESTLSMEVRGGHTRSKDYSDSEQQGSSKVEYEYMDIRGSEKKEIPPTHDPPPPPVSMRMRGKVEEEEEDEYVEDSNYHYTNKQPKLRQALQDKRELKIQGRDDGEVYEYEDMDYFAAPPPIDTVVYQNMQREEEGAVGGTQTPPSGFNPHMKVQAGVGMGEPAAGDRSFDNPGYWHSRMFLKTNAVST, encoded by the exons atGGTAGATTTTTTCTTAACAGGCAAAAGCAACgcaaagaaacacaataagG GTCACCAGTCTGGAGATTTCAAGAAGTGGAGGATGAAGGTTCTGCCGTGGAGGGTGCAACAGGTGCTTTGCGTTCTgctgcttttgtgtgttttccaaCTCTGCAGCACTAAGACACAAGGAG TGGTCATTTGTTCTGGCACCCAGAATGGCTTGAGCACAACGGGAAATTCTGAGATCCAGTACAATCTGATGAAGAAGATGTACACCGGCTGTAACATCGTGATGGGCAACCTTGAGATTACGATGATGGATCACAGCAGAGACTTCAGCTTCCTGCAG TCTATTAAGGAGGTGACCGGCTACATCCTGTTTGCCCTCAATGAGTTCTCTCGCCTACCTTTGGACAACCTGCGTGTCATCAGAGGCACCACTCTGTATGAGAACAAGTATGCTTTGGCTGTGATGATCAACTATCAAAAAGGCGGGCAGTATGGTGTTCAAGAGCTGGGCCTGACGCACCTTACAG AGATTCTGGACGGAGGAGTCAATATCATCCAGAATAAGTACCTGAGCTACGCCCCGCAGGTGAACTGGTTGGACATAGTGAAGGATGAAACAGCTGAATTAAAGATTGAAGACAATGGTCCTGAAA AGCCTTGTGACAAAGCATGTGGAGACGTGCCATGTTGGGGACCAGGAAATGACACATGCCAGATCT TGACGAAGACAGTGTGCGCTCCTCAGTGTAATGGCCGATGCTTTGGTAAAAACCCGAGTGAATGTTGCCACAGCGAGTGTGCTGGAGGCTGCACAGGCTCCCTTGATACAGACTGCTTC GCTTGCAAGAACTTCAACAACTCGGGATCGTGTGTGCCTCAGTGTCCTCAGACTATGATctacaacaaacaaacatttaaaatggagCCCAACCCCAATGCAAAGTACCAGTATGGCTCTATTTGTGTGGCCCAGTGTCCTG CAAACTTTGTTGTGGACGACAGCTCGTGTGTGAGCAACTGCCCATCAGATAAAATGGAAGTGGAGAAAAATGGAGTGAAGCGATGTGAGCCCTGTGTAGGCCTCTGTCCAAAAG TTTGTCATGGCACTGGAAGTCAATCCAGGCAAACCGTTGATGCTCATAACATTGACAGTTTTATAAACTGCACTAAGATCCAGGGCAATCTGCACTTCCTGGTAATAGGAATAAAAGG TGATGAGTACACCGGCATACCAGCTCTTGATCCAGAAAAACTCAAAATTTTCAACACTGTCCAGGAGATCACAG ATATCCTCAGTATCCAGTCATGGCCTGAAAGCATGTCTGACCTGTCAGTCTTCTCCAACCTCCAAACAATTCAAGGCAGAACTCTTTACAA AGGAGTTAGCTCTAGAAG GGGCTACTCTCTCCTGGTGGTGAGGATCAAATCCTTGACCTCCCTTGGCTTAAAGTCGCTTCAGAGAATCAATGATGGTGGTGTCTACATCACAGGGAACAAAAATCTCTGCTACTACCAGACTGTGAACTGGACGCGTATCCTAAACAGCAACTCCCGTCAGCAGAGGCGCCAGAAGCACATCGACATTAAAGATAACAGACTGCCAACTGTCTGTT CTAACGAAGGCCATGTATGTGACCCTCTGTGCTCGTCTGATGGCTGCTGGGGTCCTGGGCCAGATCAGTGCGTTTCTTGCAAGAAGTACAGCCGGGGAGGGACGTGTGTGCCAGACTGCTTGTTCTTAACTGG GGAGAAGAGGGAGTTTGCTACTCCGTCGGGGGAGTGTATGCCCTGTCACCATGAGTGTAAGGTCCAAGAGGGGAAGGAGACCTGCAGGGGCCCG ggAGCAGATCAGTGTGTAGCATGTGCTAGCCTGCAGGATGGCCCACATTGTGTCCCCTCATGTCCTGAGGGTGTGATGGGTGGGGAAGGAGTCATCTTTAAATACCCCAACAAGCAGGGTCGTTGTGAACCATGCCACATCAACTGCACCCAAGG GTGTACTGGACCAGGAATTCGGGACTGTGTGGAACTGTCTTCCCGATACATTTCTGG ACAAGCGACCACAGGCATCGTATTGGGAGCGATTGcctttgtctttgtttcattttctgttttcatcttgACTGTTCTGTACCGACGAGGTCTCGCAATCCGGCGCAAGCGAGCTATGAGGAGATACATGGAGAGTGGAGAA AATTTTGAGCCTttggaagagaaagagaaagtccAAGCCCGAATCTTGAAACCCACAGATCTGCGTAAGATCAAGCTGCTTGGTAATGGAGTCTTTGGATCTGTTCACAAG GGCATTTGGATTCCTGAAGGAGACACAGTAAAGCTGCCTGTTGCCATAAAAACAATCCATGATCGCATTGGGCGTCAGACATTTTATAAGCTGACAGAT CACATGATTGCAATGGGACGCATGAACCACATTAACGTCGTCAGGACACTTGGCATCTGTCCTGGTGAGAGCCTGCAGCTTGTCACCCAGCTCACCAATCAAGGCTCCCTGCTAGAGCACGTCAGGAACAACAAGAACAAGCTCAGTCCACAGAGGCTGCTCAACTGGTGTGTTCAAATCGCAAAG GGTATGAATTACCTGGAGGAGAACAGGATAGTCCACAGAAACTTGGCTGCCAGAAATGTACTTCTGAACAATAATTTCACAGCCCAGATTTCAGACTATGGCATTGCAGACCTGCTCTAtcctgatgaaaaaaaatacttttacaatGAGGTCAAG aCACCAATTAAGTGGATGGCCTTGGAAAGCATCTTGTTTCGCAGATACACTCATCAGAGTGATGTCTGGAGTTATG GTGTGACAATATGGGAGATGATGTCTTATGGGACAGAACCATATGCATTAATGCGTCCACAGGCAGTTCCTGATCTGCTGGAGAAGGGCGAGCGTCTTTCCCAGCCTCAAATATGCACCATTGATGTGTACATGGTCATGGTTAAGT GTTGGATGATTGATGAGAATGTCCGTCCAACATTTAAGGAGCTGGCCAGTGAATTTACTAAAATGGCCAGAGACCCTCCCCGCTATCTGGTTATCAAA GAGGATTGCAGCCAACAGGATTCACCTCCAGATGAAGTTACCCAACGGAGTGCCGACCTGGATGACCTGGATGATCCAGAAATTGATCTAGAGGACTTGGGGGCAGAGGGAGTGGTGGATGGCATCGCTCCAACATCCCACTACCTGTCCAAGAGTGTCAGTCGTCTCTCCAGGATGGACACTCATAGA GTGACTCTTAATCCATCAACTGGGACTGGATACTTGCCTATGACTTCAGGTGTTGACAATACAGTACAG GCTATGTGGCAGTCTCGCTCTCGACTAAACTCTGCACGCACTATGTCTGAGAGCTCTGAGGGCTGTGGGACAGCAGTGGAGCAGGAGATGAGCGAGGACTTCTCACTGGCAGGAAGCTTGAAAAGAAGACGCCACAGAGAGGACAGTGCTTATGTGTCACAGAGAGACAGCATGTCCGGTGGACCACCAGAGACTCCCTCCtcagagatggaggaagaagaccTGAATGGATACGTACTTCCTGGAAGCACCCCAGAAAGAG atcCTCTCCTGTTCTCATCCCGAGCCATTCCTGGCAGAATAGGCAAGTCTCATTCAGGCCTCTTGGATGACCCAGATGATGAAGAATATGAGTACATGAACAAGCAGATGTGTGTGACGTCTGTTTCACAGAGGCACAATGGCCAGGGATCAAAATCGAACAAGAAACGAACCTCCTCTGTGTCATCACAAGCAACGGCATGTTCCTCTGAAAGCACACTGTCCATGGAAGTCAGAGGAGGGCACACAAGGAGCAAAGACTACTCTGATTCAGAGCAGCAGGGATCCAGCAAAGTTGAATATGAATACATGGACATCAGAGGTAGCGAAAAAAAGGAAATCCCTCCCACACATGATCCTCCTCCACCCCCAGTTTCAATGAGGATGAGaggaaaggtggaggaggaagaggaggatgaataTGTGGAGGACAGTAACTATCattacacaaacaaacagccGAAGCTGCGGCAAGCTCTTCAAGACAAAAGGGAGCTGAAGATTCAAGGGAGAGATGATGGTGAGGTATATGAATATGAGGACATGGACTACTTTGCTGCCCCACCACCTATAGATACAGTAGTGTACCAGAACATgcaaagagaggaagagggagcAGTAGGTGGCACACAGACTCCTCCGTCTGGGTTCAACCCCCACATGAAAGTGCAAGCAGGAGTTGGGATGGGAGAACCTGCTGCTGGTGACAGATCTTTTGACAATCCAGGCTACTGGCACAGCAGGATGTTCCTAAAGACCAATGCAGTATCCACatga